In the genome of Aspergillus flavus chromosome 8, complete sequence, one region contains:
- a CDS encoding Alpha/beta hydrolase family-domain-containing protein: MNVLVWRNSSKRVPSLVTRNTALRAKSFLRTMSQFRVIEHTVRAQHIRDRFGATEPGHANKLRLAVKQYIPKSNEKPSPGDVTIIGAHANGFPKEMYEPLWDDLEQRMSSLGRRIRSIWIADVAHQGQSCVLNERFLGNDPSWNDHARDLLFLINQYQDEMPHPIIGIGHSMGGMHLASLALLHPSLLQALVLIDPVIQTENPSKDYAPASSYRRDIWPTKEDAIKRFQNNKVYQKWDPRVFEKYVEYGLREVPTEIYPEPSELGPQPVTLTTPKAQEVFTFLRPNYEGGRVDLEKGEWQNEMHPDDLEEDYPFYRPEPAQLFRRLGEMKPSVLYVFGETSELSSPAARQAKLDVTGTGVGGNGGVRRQRVKEVTLPTGHLVPMERVMDCANAIATFSDAELSRWDAERQKYLRRWNAIPRRDKITVDDKWKQHIGTLSRKPKL, translated from the exons ATGAATGTCCTTGTGTGGAGAAATTCCTCGAAAAGAGTTCCATCGCTCGTGACAAGAAACACTGCTCTCAGAGCGAAATCATTCCTGCGAACCATGTCCCAGTTTCGGGTTATAGAGCACACAGTCCGAGCCCAACATATCCGAGACCGATTCGGCGCGACGGAACCAGGCCATGCGAACAAGCTACGTCTGGCTGTAAAACAATACATCCCGAAATCGAACGAAAAGCCATCTCCTGGCGATGTTACAATTATTGGTGCGCACGCGAACGGATTTCCGAAG GAAATGTACGAGCCGCTATGGGACGACCTGGAACAGCGAATGAGCTCCCTGGGCAGGAGAATCCGGAGCATATGGATCGCAGATGTCGCGCACCAAGGCCAGAGTTGCGTCTTGAATGAGAGATTTCTTGGCAATGATC CTAGCTGGAATGACCACGCGAGAGACCTcctctttttaattaatcaGTATCAGGACGAGATGCCCCATCCTATCATCGGAATAGGCCATAGCATGGGAGGGATGCACTT AGCCAGTTTAGCATTATTGCACCCATCTCTCCTTCAGGCTCTTGTTTTGATTGATCCCGTTATCCAGACCGAGAACCCGAGCAAGGACTATGCTCCTGCTTCGAGCTACAGACGCGATATATGGCCCACAAAAGAAGACGCCATAAAACGGTTTCAAAACAACAAGGTATATCAGAAATGGGATCCTCGTGTGTTTGAAAAATATGTGGAATATGGACTTCGCGAGGTGCCGACCGAGATATATCCGGAGCCTAGTGAACTCGGTCCACAACCGGTGACATTGACCACTCCTAAAGCCCAAGAAGTATTTACTTTCCTGCGACCTAACTACGAGGGCGGGAGAGTAGACCTTGAGAAAGGTGAATGGCAAAACGAGATGCACCCGGATGATTTGGAGGAGGACTACCCGTTTTACCGACCAGAACCGGCGCAGCTTTTCCGTCGTTTGGGTGAGATGAAACCGAGCGTTCTGTATGTCTTCGGGGAAACTTCTGAATTATCTTCACCCGCCGCTCGTCAAGCCAAGCTGGACGTCACAGGTACTGGTGTTGGTGGAAATGGCGGTGTTCGTCGGCAACGAGTGAAGGAGGTGACGCTGCCAACAGGACATCTCGTTCCAATGGAACGAGTGATGGATTGCGCCAATGCCATTGCTACATTTAGCGATGCTGAGCTGTCTAGATGGGACGCCGAGCGCCAGAAGTACCTTCGTAGATGGAATGCTATACCGCGTCGCGACAAGATCACGGTCGACGATAAATGGAAACAACATATTGGGACATTATCGAGGAAGCCCAAACTATGA
- a CDS encoding Alpha/beta hydrolase fold-1, with the protein MSKPTLIFAPGAWYPSSAFDPLIAKLAPHGYTCQTVSFPSIQQATEIKDLTADINAVRALVEPAVNAGQDVIIISHSWSGLPVNSALEGLSRTERQREGKQGGVTKLIFISAFLPDVGESLIGAFGGVPPEWYVMNEENATVTAADPFTLFFHDVPDGREWAKTLRPHAWATKNSPATRTAYVDIPAAYLLCEDDRAIPLFVQELMVEKARGKGASFETEKIKTAHTPWLVVPDQVAAYIRKHAGEEV; encoded by the exons ATGTCAAAGCCAACGCTCATCTTTGCCCCAGGAGCCTGGTACCCATCATCAGCATTCGACCCACTCATCGCCAAACTGGCCCCACACGGCTACACCTGCCAAACAGTCTCCTTCCCCTCAATTCAACAAGCAACCGAAATCAAAGACTTAACGGCCGATATCAACGCCGTACGCGCACTCGTCGAACCAGCCGTGAACGCCGGTCAGgatgtcatcatcatctcacACAGCTGGTCGGGCCTACCTGTAAACAGCGCACTTGAGGGACTAAGCCGAACAGAACGGCAAAGGGAGGGTAAACAAGGTGGCGTAACGAAGCTGATTTTcatctcggccttcttgCCGGATGTCGGAGAGAGCTTGATTGGGGCGTTTGGAGGTGTGCCACCGGAGTGGTATGTTATGAAT GAAGAGAATGCTACAGTCACGGCTGCCGATCCATTCACGCTCTTCTTTCATGATGTCCCGGATGGACGGGAGTGGGCGAAAACACTGCGCCCGCATGCGTGGGCGACGAAGAACTCGCCCGCGACTAGGACTGCTTATGTGGATATTCCTGCCGCGTATCTTCTGTGTGAGGATGATCGGGCCATTCCGTTGTTTGTGCAGGAGTTGATGGTTGAGAAGGCTAGGGGGAAGGGGGCTAGCTTTGAGacggagaagatcaagacgGCTCATACTCCTTGGTTGGTTGTTCCTGATCAGGTTGCCGCGTATATTAGGAAGCATGCCGGGGAGGAGGTGTAG
- a CDS encoding putative UDP-glucose dehydrogenase Ugd1 (UDP-glucose dehydrogenase Ugd1) translates to MMPFLPILLVLAGLTFLFRRRRYKAIEQGDSPRVVVKGHTYSDSVEEIELPQLKSEKVENVRKACMIGAGYVGGLTALVLASQNPHIQFSVVDSDARLIAAWNSDRPPVFEPGLEDLLFEPNDPPALPTPSPSPKLEASQDEDCLENSSNSTNHGELIALLPRRRKLANVNFSTNMHEAVAAADMVFLCVDAPSSIMNGDKSDIDLSRLEIAIQAIAQVSTGHKIIVQKSTAPCGIVPRLKKLLKETASPSASFDVLSNPDFLVPGAAIRDLLYPPRVIIGHVFSEDMSPEALTALKRLYSPWVPDDRIVTMDAWSSELGKIAANALLAQQISSLNSLSVLCESTNANINYVSETLGLSQRSGLGFGGSSLQSDVLCLVYLARELGLQEVVDYWMAVLRMNEYQRHRVVKRLITRLGDVKEKRVAVLGFVSKGNVMDTRTTTALGLVRTLTSNGVRVNIYDPHVQADRSESTLRLYDCHPEMVTVTESIETACFGCSALVLHTDWEEFRQDQVRWQRISGHMASPRVLLDPHGVFDGFKMQQWGFEVLQVGIRSAKVL, encoded by the exons ATGATGCCCTTCCTACCCATTTTGCTCGTCCTCGCCGGGCTCACTTTTTTGTTTCGGCGACGGCGATACAAGGCCATCGAGCAGGGTGACAGTCCTCGGGTGGTCGTTAAAGGGCATACCTATTCAGATAGCGTGGAGGAGATAGAATTACCGCAGTTGAAAAGCGAGAAGGTCGAGAATGTTCGGAAAGCTTGTATGATAGGCGCGGGATATGTGG GTGGATTGACGGCACTGGTACTTGCGTCGCAAAACCCACATATCCAGTTCTCTGTCGTGGACAGTGATGCTCGTCTCATTGCCGCATGGAATTCAGATCGCCCTCCTGTCTTTGAACCAGGACTggaagatttattatttgagCCTAATGACCCACCGGCATTACCGACACCGTCGCCATCACCAAAGCTAGAGGCCTCACAGGATGAAGATTGTCTAGAAAATTCAAGTAATAGTACCAATCACGGGGAGCTCATCGCTCTGTTACCGCGCCGACGGAAGCTCGCCAATGTGAACTTCTCGACTAATATGCACGAAGCCGTGGCAGCGGCGGACATGGTCTTCCTGTGTGTAGACGCGCCATCCAGTATCATGAACGGAGACAAAAGCGACATAGACCTATCCCGCTTGGAAATCGCCATCCAGGCGATCGCACAGGTTTCGACAGGCCACAAGATCATAGTCCAGAAAAGTACCGCGCCATGCGGTATTGTACCACGACTAAAGAAGCTC TTGAAAGAAACGGCCTCGCCATCGGCATCCTTCGATGTACTTTCTAACCCCGACTTCCTCGTACCCGGCGCAGCAATCAGAGACCTCCTTTATCCACCCCGCGTGATCATCGGACATGTCTTCTCGGAAGACATGTCACCCGAAGCATTGACGGCGTTGAAACGGCTGTATTCCCCATGGGTTCCGGATGATCGCATCGTGACCATGGACGCATGGTCTTCGGAACTGGGCAAAATCGCGGCCAACGCTTTGCTCGCCCAACAGATCAGCAGTCTCAATTCCCTTAGTGTTCTCTGCGAGTCGACGAACGCCAATATCAATTATGTCTCGGAGACTCTCGGATTAAGTCAGCGATCAGGACTGGGATTCGGCGGGTCGAGCCTGCAATCGGATGTACTTTGCTTGGTGTATCTGGCGAGGGAGTTGGGATTACAGGAGGTTGTTGATTACTGGATGGCGGTCCTCCGAATGAACGAATACCAAAGGCATCGAGTCGTGAAACGCTTAATCACCCGACTAGGCGACgtgaaagagaaacgagTAGCGGTGCTCGGCTTTGTGTCGAAGGGAAATGTGATGGATACGCGGACCACGACGGCATTGGGCTTGGTACGAACCTTGACCAGCAATGGGGTGCGAGTCAACATATATGATCCGCACGTTCAGGCCGACCGCAGCGAAAGCACGCTACGACTCTACGACTGTCATCCAGAAATGGTGACCGTGACCGAGTCCATTGAAACGGCGTGTTTCGGATGCAGCGCGTTGGTGCTCCATACCGACTGGGAGGAGTTCCGCCAGGACCAGGTGCGATGGCAACGCATTTCTGGTCATATGGCGAGTCCGAGGGTACTTTTGGACCCTCATGGCGTATTTGATGGGTTTAAGATGCAGCAGTGGGGATTCGAGGTGTTGCAGGTTGGTATCCGAAGTGCGAAGGTGCTGTGA
- a CDS encoding putative proline racemase encodes MPTSRTISIVGCHAEGEVGDVIIGGVLDVPGKTMFEKRQHFLYKQDEVRSLLLNEPRGRPGKHVNLILPPCDPRADAGLIIMENEEYAPMSGSNCICTVTVLLETGMIPMKEPVTELTLDTAAGLVQVRAECRGGKCKSVAFDNVPSFVFQLDYKIDVPGIGTVSVDIAYGGMMYILVDAGSLGLRIRNADGPKLVEVGEKIKKAVNAAYTPAHPENPDIFGYSVLAFTEPVEELSDGSGKTAINTVVTSPGRFDRSPCGTGSSARLAVLHARGQIAVGEKFVHRSILGTEFITHIRGTTKVADYPAVLPTIQGRAWITGYQTVVLDSEDPFPQGFRVGDQWRCKL; translated from the coding sequence ATGCCTACGTCCCGAACCATCTCCATTGTCGGATGTCACGCCGAGGGAGAAGTCGGCGATGTGATTATCGGCGGAGTCCTCGACGTCCCCGGAAAGACCATGTTCGAGAAGCGACAGCATTTCCTATACAAGCAAGATGAGGTAAggtctcttcttctcaatgaaCCTCGAGGCCGACCAGGCAAACATGTGAACCTTATCCTCCCTCCCTGCGATCCCCGTGCTGATGCCGGGTTAATAATTATGGAAAACGAAGAATATGCACCCATGTCGGGATCCAACTGTATATGCACGGTCACCGTACTTTTAGAAACCGGCATGATCCCTATGAAGGAGCCCGTGACCGAGCTTACGCTTGACACTGCAGCCGGACTTGTCCAAGTGAGGGCTGAATGCCGGGGAGGCAAATGCAAGAGCGTCGCCTTTGATAACGTCCCGTCCTTCGTGTTTCAGCTCGATTACAAGATTGACGTTCCTGGTATCGGCACTGTGTCTGTCGATATCGCCTACGGAGGCATGATGTACATACTCGTCGACGCGGGATCACTTGGCCTGAGAATCCGGAACGCCGATGGCCCAAAGTTAGTCGAGGTCGGCGAGAAGATCAAAAAGGCAGTCAACGCAGCTTACACCCCGGCACATCCCGAGAACCCCGATATCTTTGGCTATAGTGTTCTCGCGTTCACTGAACCTGTCGAAGAGCTTTCGGACGGAAGTGGCAAGACGGCTATCAATACAGTTGTTACTTCTCCGGGCAGATTTGATAGAAGCCCTTGCGGCACGGGTAGTTCTGCCCGTCTAGCTGTCTTACATGCTCGAGGACAGATTGCCGTCGGGGAGAAGTTTGTGCATAGGAGTATTCTGGGAACTGAGTTCATCACCCATATCCGTGGGACGACCAAGGTCGCTGATTATCCGGCCGTTTTGCCAACTATCCAGGGTCGGGCGTGGATTACGGGTTATCAGACGGTTGTGCTAGACTCGGAGGATCCTTTCCCCCAAGGATTCCGTGTTGGTGATCAATGGCGCTGTAAACTTTGA
- a CDS encoding serine hydrolase FSH, which yields MTKSLPRIACFHGGGSKGAIYEVQCSQLAGLLKNDFQFVFFDGPFESGPGPGVLPAFRDYEPFRSWFKKDGSEIEQSDGSGYDISGRDGVERVWKLMEAAGPGGEWVGVMGFSQGTRITGGLLLDQQRRTAFGELGNTPKLKFGVLCMGAGAPMVSEIGHQMADTGSTDLVKIPTLHVHGLKDMFLALGRQQHATYYESGTSKVYDVDYHHAMPWYKHEVQRLAELIRELYRESTGY from the exons ATGACCAAGTCACTACCGCGCATCGCCTGTTTTCACGGTGGCGGGTCCAAAGGCGCCATCTACGAGGTTCAATGCTCCCAGCTGGCCGGACTGCTGAAAAACGACTTTCAATTCGTTTTCTTCGACGGTCCTTTCGAAAGCGGACCAGGACCAGGCGTTCTGCCCGCTTTCCGTGACTATGAACCTTTCCGGTCATGGTTCAAGAAGGATGGATCGGAAATCGAGCAGAGTGATGGGAGTGGATACGACATCTCGGGGCGGGATGGTGTGGAGCGCGTTTGGAAATTGATGGAGGCGGCGGGTCCCGGTGGAGAATGGGTGGGTGTAATGGGATTCAGTCAGGGCACCCGCATCACCGGTGGACTATTGTTGGACCAACAGCGGAGGACAGCATTTGGGGAACTGGGAAATACTCCGAAGCTGAAGTTTGGGGTGCTGTGTATGGGTGCGGGTGCACCCATGGTGTCGGAGATTGGTCATC AGATGGCCGATACGGGATCGACGGATTTAGTGAAGATACCCACGCTACATGTGCATGGACTGAAGGACATGTTTTTGGCATTGGGAAGGCAACAACATGCGACGTATTATGAGTCGGGTACATCAAAGGTATACGATGTTGATTATCATCATGCCATGCCTTGGTATAAGCATGAAGTCCAGCGATTGGCAGAGTTGATCCGCGAGTTGTATCGAGAGTCCACTGGATACTGA
- a CDS encoding beta-lactamase-like protein, translating into MTLQHKVFFSKRPSATRTGPAGADDLKWVPTSSTLIYGENDAVLVDTQLTVQAAEELANWVVDSGKNLVAIYITHAHGDHHFGSSTLLKQFPSAKVLAIPEVASRMENEHSPERLQSVWEKLFPGQITNSFTSAEALPADEFELENEKLVVVRLGHTDCDDTTALWVPSIGLLVAGDAVYGNTHPYMGESGTIESRLAWIVALDKLAALNPKVVIGGHSDPNGSFGPDAITETKTYFETFNQVVAESTTAEEVYSRMMKLYPSRLNPGSLWSGAALSKGK; encoded by the coding sequence ATGACTCTCCAACATAaagtcttcttcagcaagcgGCCGAGTGCCACCCGAACTGGCCCTGCAGGCGCTGATGATCTTAAATGGGTCCCCACGAGCTCTACGCTTATCTACGGCGAAAATGATGCTGTGCTCGTCGATACTCAGCTGACGGTCCAAGCCGCGGAAGAGTTGGCCAACTGGGTTGTTGATAGTGGGAAAAACCTAGTAGCCATTTATATCACTCATGCGCACGGCGATCACCATTTCGGCAGTTCGACTCTGTTAAAACAGTTTCCCAGCGCGAAGGTTCTAGCGATACCAGAGGTTGCGTCCAGGATGGAGAACGAGCACTCGCCAGAGAGATTGCAGAGTGTGTGGGAAAAACTATTCCCTGGACAGATCACAAACTCGTTCACGTCCGCTGAAGCTCTTCCGGCGGACGAATTTGAGCTGGAAAATGAAAAGCTGGTGGTAGTGCGACTGGGCCACACGGATTGCGACGACACTACTGCTCTATGGGTGCCCTCGATTGGTCTGCTTGTGGCGGGGGACGCCGTTTATGGCAATACGCACCCTTATATGGGGGAATCTGGGACCATTGAATCGCGCCTTGCCTGGATTGTGGCGCTGGATAAACTTGCTGCCTTGAATCCGAAGGTAGTCATCGGTGGACACAGCGACCCAAACGGTTCATTCGGTCCGGATGCTATCACGGAGACGAAGACCTACTTTGAAACCTTCAATCAAGTCGTAGCGGAGTCGACGACCGCCGAAGAGGTTTATTCGCGTATGATGAAGTTGTATCCGTCACGGCTAAATCCTGGGTCACTCTGGAGCGGTGCAGCACTTTCAAAGGGAAAGTGA
- a CDS encoding putative dihydroflavonal-4-reductase — translation MSLPHHSTPLILITGATGFIGSQVVLVSLRAGYRVRLVIRKPEQEAVLRARYPDYNDQIEISIITDITVRDAFKPALTGVDYVFHLASPMPGRGSDLQADYIEPAVKGTESVLFSALSFPQIKKVIIVSSVLALVPPTALQQKEVFVKDNTNEIISIDLPTVIPEGPRGHGLKYSASKICAHQATRDFLARQNPHFTIITLHPTFVLGESLIQETPEGIDGINALFWNSLRSEKPTMPNVWVDVRDVAEAHLQALKTEIPSGTEFLLSAPAASWEEVRELVRRKFPFVGCKLEGPIEGGWTVDTRTAERMLGMNWRRQDEIVEAMLEQQLRLREVEASL, via the exons ATGTCACTTCCCCATCACTCTACCCctcttatattaattaccGGGGCGACCGGGTTCATCGGCTCACAAGTCGTTCTTGTATCCCTACGGGCGGGCTACCGGGTGCGACTAGTCATCCGCAAACCCGAGCAGGAAGCCGTTCTACGAGCCCGATACCCTGACTATAACGACCAAATTGAAATCTCTATCATTACGGATATCACCGTCCGAGACGCATTCAAGCCTGCTCTTACCGGCGTGGACTATGTTTTCCACTTGGCTTCACCGATGCCAGGTCGCGGTTCCGATCTGCAAGCAGACTATATCGAGCCGGCCGTCAAAGGAACCGAATCcgttctcttttctgctcTATCATTCCCTCAGATCAAGAAGGTGATCATTGTATCCTCGGTCCTGGCATTAGTGCCCCCTACTGCTCTGCAACAGAAGGAAGTATTCGTGAAAG ACAACACCAACGAGATCATCTCAATTGATTTGCCTACAGTTATACCTGAAGGCCCCCGTGGACACGGCTTGAAATACAGCGCCTCGAAGATTTGCGCCCACCAAGCCACGCGGGACTTCCTGGCCCGCCAGAATCCACACTTTACTATCATTACGCTCCATCCAACTTTTGTTCTTGGTGAGAGTCTCATCCAGGAAACACCAGAGGGGATAGACGGAATCAACGCGCTCTTCTGGAATAGTCTGCGTTCTGAGAAGCCGACAATGCCGAACGTGTGGGTGGATGTACGTGATGTGGCGGAAGCGCATCTTCAAGCGCTTAAGACGGAGATTCCGTCTGGGACGGAATTTCTTTTGTCGGCGCCGGCGGCGTCATGGGAAGAAGTAAGGGAGTTGGTGAGGCGGAAGTTCCCTTTTGTTGGCTGTAAATTAGAGGGACCGATCGAAGGAGGGTGGACAGTTGATACACGGACTGCGGAGAGGATGTTGGGAATGAATTGGAGGAGGCAAGATGAAATTGTCGAGGCGATGCTGGAGCAGCAGTTGAGGTTGAGAGAAGTCGAGGCTTCCTTGTAA
- a CDS encoding putative oxalocrotonate tautomerase, translating to MPLWQIYHPPGTFTTSTEKEAFSKAITENYTFVGLPAFYVVVQFHELDPENVFVGGDQRSKTAKPFVRIVVAHIAIRLPDADESYARVTASIDRVLKPHVLDKGYDVEYHVDETERRLWKINGMIPPPWKSEAEQLWVRENRPVVYKGAFPEGGKTAL from the coding sequence ATGCCCCTCTGGCAAATATACCATCCCCCAGGGACCTTTACCACTTCAACGGAAAAGGAAGCCTTTTCCAAAGCCATAACGGAAAACTACACATTCGTCGGCCTCCCCGCCTTCTATGTTGTTGTCCAATTCCACGAACTGGACCCTGAAAACGTCTTCGTGGGCGGCGATCAACGGTCCAAAACAGCCAAGCCCTTCGTCCGGATAGTCGTCGCCCACATCGCCATCCGTCTGCCAGACGCCGACGAATCATACGCCCGGGTCACCGCCAGTATCGACCGGGTGCTGAAGCCCCATGTACTGGACAAAGGGTATGATGTTGAGTATCATGTTGATGAGACCGAACGGCGGTTGTGGAAGATCAATGGGATGATCCCACCACCGTGGAAGAGTGAGGCGGAGCAGCTGTGGGTGAGGGAGAATCGGCCTGTTGTTTATAAGGGGGCGTTTCCTGAAGGAGGGAAGACGGCGCTCTAG
- a CDS encoding putative PKS-like enzyme produces MFNVRLIVTERPAIFRRDLEKVMELFAEGKLHYALPLKIHDISHIKHTYEEAHRGKNVDKYVFKVSPESEVEATIDNRPTFKMNQNETFVIAGGLGGIGRASVGWMAARGTKNLVLLSRFGPRTDPGIKLIEELKVMGVRVETPACDVTDINAMRAVFNKLMPEMPPIKGVIQASIIARDSLFDDLEFPDWKVAVECKTVGSWNLHTGQANYDAGNTYEDAITRYRVSIGEKAVSFDLGAMADDGILAEDKALLSRVHGYGALDLIKRETFYGMLDYYCNPDLPLLTPRESQLAFGLGTAGGDALESLDHARQPMLQPLVLEGQRRSTKTETGTRTTNMKNIERFRASESLENAAKLFAEAAIGKLAKSLATMQDGASVDRNKPLQAYGVDSLLAIELRNWISREFNADLAVFETQGSSTLGTLSMLVAGRSTIKHEKWSIMEVTLC; encoded by the exons ATGTTCAATGTCCGTTTGATTGTCACGGAACGTCCGGCTATTTTCCGTCGAGATCTTGAAAAGGTCATGGAACTGTTCGCGGAAGGCAAACTTCATTATGCACTTCCATTGAAGATCCATGATATCTCACATATAAAGCACACGTATGAGGAAGCTCATAGAGGCAAAAACGTGGACAAGTATGTATTCAAAGTGTCCCCTGAATCCGAGGTTGAG GCGACCATCGACAACAGACCGACCTTTAAGATGAACCAGAATGAGACCTTTGTGATTGCAGGTGGCCTTGGAGGCATTGGTCGTGCGTCAGTGGGGTGGATGGCTGCCCGTGGTACAAAGAATCTAGTCTTGCTCTCCCGCTTCGGCCCACGCACTGATCCCGGTATTAAGCTCATCGAAGAACTCAAGGTCATGGGAGTCCGTGTTGAGACTCCTGCGTGTGATGTTACTGATATAAATGCCATGCGCGCGGTCTTTAACAAGTTAATGCCAGAAATGCCGCCTATCAAAGGCGTCATTCAGGCGTCAATCATTGCACGA GACTCTCTTTTCGATGACTTGGAGTTCCCAGATTGGAAAGTAGCGGTGGAATGTAAAACGGTCGGCTCCTGGAATCTTCACACC GGCCAGGCGAACTACGATGCCGGAAATACATATGAAGACGCGATTACCCGGTATCGGGTGTCTATAGGAGAGAAAGCTGTCTCTTTTGACCTCGGTGCCATGGCTGACGACGGGATATTGGCTGAGGACAAAGCCCTTCTCAGTCGTGTCCACGGCTACGGTGCATTGGATCTCATCAAGAGGGAGACATTCTATGGAATGCTTGATTATTACTGCAACCCAGACCTCCCTCTTTTGACTCCCAGGGAATCTCAGCTCGCGTTTGGCTTAGGAACTGCTGGGGGCGATGCGCTCGAGAGTTTGGACCACGCCCGACAGCCAATGTTGCAACCTCTCGTCCTAGAAGGGCAAAGAAGGTCTACGAAGACCGAGACCGGTACCCGAACTACTAATATGAAGAACATAGAGCGATTCAGAGCATCCGAATCTCTTGAAAATGCGGCAAAATTATTTGCTGAGGCCGCTATTGGAAAGCTCGCAAAATCGCTCGCTACAATGCAAGATGGTGCATCGGTTGACCGAAACAAGCCCTTGCAGGCATATGGGGTTGACTCTCTACTGGCTATTGAGCTTCGGAATTGGATATCCAGAGAGTTTAATGCAGATCTGGCAGTCTTTGAGACTCAAGGATCTTCGACGCTTGGAACTCTCAGCATGTTGGTTGCAGGAAGAAGCACCATCAAACACGAAAAATGGTCGATCATGGA GGTAACACTTTGCTGA
- a CDS encoding thioesterase-like superfamily-domain-containing protein, with the protein MAEALPTSLSTALDISPSGDQFSMELPTDIAFGAVSCGGYVASLMAKYAVVHASKHETLRTQTDVRTSLVQFYRPIIASKPVQMQLREVSLGKAWSTLRVETSQFGKIAASADLWLSDFRLPGISLQTGWHLTTRQVDLSKLEMDCDPDWTSYQTAFHPNGFRRAHSYVKNFIPKSWPSDIKFTEQWILPGWDCLPQGSCAVQKDEEKARWTTEMIQFAIDMSLPVQENFFPRSKRLPMGSVAATLEFAAAQRDSRIQGRPNWRELELDGSKEPITQTVHVTLSMSTEVKRNLPRKGVRWLYLRSEVKRIVDGRMDMEILLCDETMELIAVSQHAAHIIPSAQKLEKGGGKANI; encoded by the exons ATGGCAGAGGCACTACCAACCAGCCTGTCCACCGCATTGGACATCTCTCCTTCCGGCGACCAGTTTTCTATGGAGCTTCCAACGGATATTGCATTTGGAGCAG TCAGCTGTGGGGGTTATGTAGCCAGTTTGATGGCAAAATATGCCGTCGTTCATGCTTCGAAGCATGAGACGCTACGAACGCAAACAGATGTTCGGACATCGCTGGTTCAGTTCTATCGTCCGATCATTGCGTCAAAGCCAGTCCAAATGCAGTTACGCGAAGTGAGCCTCGGTAAAGCATGGTCCACACTACGCGTTGAGACGTCCCAATTTGGCAAGATTGCAGCATCTGCAGATCTATG GCTCTCTGACTTCAGATTACCGGGCATCAGTCTTCAGACCGGTTGGCATTTGACTACCCGTCAAGTTGATCTATCGAAACTGGAAATGGATTGTGACCCTGATTGGACATCTTACCAAACGGCGTTTCATCCAAATGGATTTCGGCGTGCTCACTCCTATGTGAAAAATTTCATCCCAAAGTCTTGGCCCTCTGATATAAAATTCACAGAGCAATGGATCCTACCTGGCTGGGACTGCCTCCCTCAAGGATCCTGTGCAGTGCAGAAAGACGAGGAAAAAGCACGATGGACAACAGAGATGATACAATTTGCTATAGACATGAGTCTACCAGTTCAGGAGAACTTTTTCCCGCGATCAAAGCGATTACCCATGGGTAGTGTTGCTGCTACGCTCGAATTCGCAGCGGCCCAAAGAGATTCTCGGATCCAAGGAAGGCCGAACTGGAGGGAGCTAGAGCTGGATGGGTCTAAGGAACCTATTACGCAGACTGTTCATGTCACATTATCTATGTCGACCGAGGTAAAGAGAAATCTGCCACGGAAGGGTGTTCGATGGCTCTACTTGCGCAGTGAGGTCAAGCGTATTGTAGATGGAAGAATGGATATGGAAATTCTTCTATGTGACGAAACCATGGAGTTAATTGCCGTTAGTCAACACGCTGCACATATCATACCTTCGGCACAAAAATTGGAAAAGGGCGGGGGAAAAGCGAATATATAA